Proteins from a single region of Lentimicrobium saccharophilum:
- a CDS encoding DUF2062 domain-containing protein → MKAFIKNLLSESYIKPVKAFLLQGLSPLMMARTIAAGCCIGIIPVPGSSTLLCTAVAILFKMNLALIQVINYAVFPLQILLAIPFYKAAARMINSEMLQDFPETLIAAFNADWWGAINNSFQVIFTAFLIWLLLSVPFFWLVNKIASVLLLKLKADTDNARDL, encoded by the coding sequence ATGAAAGCATTTATTAAAAACCTGCTTTCGGAAAGTTATATTAAACCTGTAAAAGCATTTCTGTTGCAGGGGCTGAGTCCGCTGATGATGGCCCGGACAATTGCTGCCGGTTGCTGTATAGGCATCATTCCTGTGCCTGGCAGCTCTACCCTGCTGTGTACCGCTGTTGCGATTCTCTTCAAAATGAATCTCGCCCTGATCCAGGTTATCAATTATGCGGTTTTTCCTTTGCAGATATTACTTGCAATTCCATTTTACAAAGCAGCTGCCCGGATGATAAATTCCGAAATGCTTCAGGATTTTCCTGAAACCCTGATTGCCGCATTCAATGCTGACTGGTGGGGAGCCATCAACAACAGCTTTCAGGTTATTTTTACAGCTTTCCTGATCTGGCTTTTGCTATCAGTGCCTTTTTTCTGGCTGGTCAATAAAATAGCTTCTGTCTTGTTACTCAAACTAAAAGCAGATACTGACAATGCCAGGGATCTTTGA
- a CDS encoding rhodanese-like domain-containing protein, which translates to MKFITPKELKVLIDSKTDFMLIDTREPEKYETCHISGAVSMPQLQLPSMLNKIDPKKKIIIYCIYGMKSEQVYIYLKDKLKIKDLSILEGGIYQYAMEIDPDMPV; encoded by the coding sequence ATGAAATTCATTACACCAAAAGAGCTCAAAGTCCTGATCGACAGTAAGACGGACTTTATGCTGATCGACACACGTGAGCCTGAAAAATATGAAACCTGTCATATATCAGGCGCTGTTTCGATGCCTCAGCTACAGTTGCCTTCCATGCTGAATAAAATTGACCCGAAAAAGAAAATCATCATTTACTGTATCTATGGAATGAAAAGCGAACAGGTGTATATTTATCTGAAGGACAAGCTAAAAATAAAAGACCTCAGCATCCTGGAGGGCGGGATATATCAATATGCCATGGAAATCGATCCGGATATGCCAGTATGA
- a CDS encoding NAD(P)H-binding protein codes for MSEDNLKTALVFGATGLIGGFVAELLEQDDRYKEVILFTRKPISTKAGKTRQITFNPADIQAITHHVKGDHLFCCIGTTIKKAGSKEIFFETDHNLVIEIAKAAASNYVQSFGLVSSIGASPKSGNFYLRTKGQVEESLKRLTFPNLNILRPSMLLGIRHEYRMMEEWGKTVAKLISPLLSGRLKKYRPVHAATVAEAMIISAFSGNGIHILESDQIENIRK; via the coding sequence ATGTCAGAGGACAATTTGAAAACAGCCCTGGTATTTGGCGCCACCGGACTTATCGGAGGCTTTGTTGCCGAGCTGCTTGAGCAGGATGACAGATATAAGGAGGTCATTCTCTTTACCAGGAAGCCGATATCAACCAAAGCCGGAAAAACCAGGCAGATTACTTTTAACCCGGCCGACATTCAGGCAATCACCCATCATGTAAAAGGTGATCATCTTTTCTGTTGCATAGGTACTACCATCAAAAAAGCCGGATCCAAAGAGATTTTTTTTGAAACAGATCACAACCTGGTTATTGAAATTGCAAAAGCGGCCGCTTCAAACTATGTTCAATCCTTTGGTCTGGTTTCGTCCATCGGAGCCAGTCCAAAATCCGGAAACTTCTATCTGAGGACCAAAGGCCAGGTTGAAGAGTCTCTCAAAAGATTAACTTTCCCTAATCTGAATATCCTCAGGCCCTCTATGTTGCTGGGCATCAGGCATGAATACCGCATGATGGAAGAATGGGGTAAAACAGTGGCAAAACTGATCAGTCCGCTGTTATCCGGCAGGTTAAAAAAGTATCGTCCGGTTCACGCTGCAACAGTTGCAGAGGCCATGATTATATCAGCATTTTCCGGAAACGGAATTCATATTCTTGAATCAGATCAGATTGAAAATATCAGAAAATGA
- a CDS encoding MFS transporter — protein sequence MSARRSILFVTTLASFLTPFMGSAINIALPAMGKDLGMDTIGLGWVTTSYLLSAAVFLLPFGRLSDKFGRKKIFMLGIVFFAITAFASALAGSELLLIISRFFNGAGGAMIYATAIAILTSSFPREERGKVLGINVASVYLGLSLGPTLGGLMTSLLGWRSIFALIGLLATIVIPIAATKLENDRKLSVSGTFDLSGSMIYGLSLALIIYGFPKMPGLQGLIFLLCGIAGLWLFAVIEKKAPDPLLQISSFSGNQVFIFSNLAAFINYSATFALVFLLSFYLQQIKGLSPEKTGLILMAQPVMMTLLSPVAGKLSDRLEPYVLASSGMGLTVIGLGAFSFLNPGSSITFIILLQVILGLGFALFSSPNTNAVMSSVNPSHYGIASATLGTMRLTGQTMSMGISLMMFALIMGNKGAGLENTAGLMTSIRYAFVVFALLCIPGTFFSMKRGKIRK from the coding sequence ATGAGCGCCCGCCGTTCCATATTGTTTGTTACAACCCTGGCTTCATTTCTGACGCCATTCATGGGCTCCGCCATTAACATCGCGTTGCCTGCAATGGGGAAAGACCTGGGGATGGACACTATCGGACTTGGCTGGGTTACCACATCCTACCTGCTTTCAGCAGCTGTCTTTCTTCTCCCCTTTGGCCGGCTTTCTGACAAATTTGGCAGAAAAAAAATATTTATGCTTGGAATTGTTTTTTTCGCAATTACCGCTTTTGCATCGGCCCTGGCCGGCTCTGAGTTATTGCTGATAATTTCGCGTTTTTTTAACGGCGCCGGGGGCGCAATGATTTATGCCACAGCCATTGCCATTCTCACTTCCTCCTTTCCCAGGGAGGAAAGAGGTAAAGTACTGGGCATCAATGTTGCTTCGGTATACTTAGGACTAAGCCTTGGTCCTACGCTTGGCGGACTGATGACCTCCCTGCTGGGATGGAGAAGCATTTTTGCACTGATCGGATTGCTGGCGACCATCGTAATTCCGATCGCAGCAACAAAACTTGAGAATGACCGTAAATTATCTGTATCGGGCACATTTGATCTTTCAGGAAGCATGATCTATGGACTCAGCCTGGCCCTTATCATCTATGGTTTCCCAAAAATGCCCGGATTGCAGGGTCTTATATTTCTTTTATGCGGCATCGCTGGATTATGGCTTTTTGCAGTAATCGAAAAGAAAGCACCCGATCCGCTGCTGCAGATAAGCTCATTCAGTGGTAATCAGGTTTTTATTTTCTCCAACCTCGCCGCTTTTATCAATTACAGTGCGACTTTCGCTCTTGTATTCCTGCTAAGCTTTTACCTGCAGCAAATCAAAGGGCTTTCACCAGAAAAAACAGGATTGATTCTTATGGCCCAACCGGTGATGATGACGCTGCTTTCACCTGTGGCAGGCAAACTCAGCGACCGCCTGGAACCATATGTGCTTGCCTCTTCAGGCATGGGGCTTACAGTAATCGGACTGGGCGCATTTTCATTTCTCAATCCCGGCAGCAGCATCACCTTTATCATTTTGCTTCAGGTAATACTTGGGCTGGGTTTTGCCCTTTTTTCTTCACCCAACACCAATGCTGTAATGAGTTCGGTAAATCCTTCACATTATGGTATTGCTTCTGCTACGCTGGGCACCATGCGCCTGACCGGTCAAACCATGAGCATGGGCATCAGCCTGATGATGTTCGCACTGATCATGGGGAATAAAGGCGCAGGCCTTGAAAACACTGCAGGACTTATGACCAGTATCAGATACGCTTTTGTTGTATTTGCATTGCTCTGTATTCCAGGCACTTTCTTTTCCATGAAAAGGGGTAAGATCAGGAAATAA
- a CDS encoding DUF302 domain-containing protein: MSYYFSTIMDCSVEEAVEKVTAKLKEYGFGIITQVNVQETLKEKIGVEFRKYRILGACNPAYAHRALSAENRIGLLLPCNVIVYEREDGNTEVAAINPKISMEKVGNKELSDFSCEVTEIMEKVIKAM; the protein is encoded by the coding sequence ATGAGTTATTATTTTTCGACAATAATGGATTGTTCCGTTGAGGAAGCGGTTGAGAAGGTCACAGCTAAGCTGAAGGAATATGGTTTCGGGATCATCACGCAGGTGAATGTTCAGGAAACCCTTAAAGAAAAGATCGGAGTTGAATTCAGGAAATACCGCATTCTTGGGGCATGTAATCCGGCCTATGCCCACCGCGCTTTATCAGCCGAGAACAGGATTGGCCTGTTGCTGCCATGCAATGTAATTGTTTATGAAAGGGAAGATGGCAACACTGAAGTTGCGGCCATAAACCCTAAAATCAGCATGGAAAAGGTTGGTAATAAAGAGCTGTCTGATTTTTCGTGTGAAGTCACCGAAATTATGGAAAAAGTAATCAAGGCCATGTAG
- a CDS encoding TonB-dependent receptor yields MKQLITSLITLLISFSQLTSTAQIALKGRVTDYTSGTGIEQVSIQTGRQNKGTVTDQNGYFSLLIEKGNQILTFTHLSYRPFSIGVMVGDRNEFLNIQLTPDMIGLDEVSIISSHARERNTPVAISTIKTALIQREIGGQEYPEIMKMTPGVYATKLGGGNGDARISIRGFQQENLGLLLNGVPVSSVENGLVYWSNWAGLGDATQSIQVQRGLGASRVALNSVGGTINIITKTTEASKGGSVSHAISDFGNRKTILSFSTGKTEKGYALTFLGSRTTGPGYVDATHVDAWAWFLSISKQINPEHLLVFTGMGAPERHGQRTYGLTKQQYDQFGNRYNPNWGILNGKIESLSENFYHKPQLALNHYWNINEKSLLASSAYLSFGDGGGKFSESFMSEGASGFRKNNQIDWEAVYRQNTTHSDSVQLAGGEYVKGFSKIILTNYRASHVWYGLLSTLNHEVNGNFKIITGIHSRYFKSNLREEISNLLGGNFWVDQYAWSLAGIGGRNQIKGVGDIINVDNDARVDVVSYFGQAEYRIGKVNAFAAGTVSNTWFRRADRINYIGNTESELVSKAGYDLKAGLDYSIDNHHNFYLNAGYYSKAPYFKFVFANFSNAVVQDLGNEVIEAFEAGYNFGRGNVNLKFNAYYTLWKDKSLLSRENIQLENNTQTRALIRGLDALHKGLEFEGTAKLSRNLMLGSFLSLGDWRWKNDVQAELYNDNQVLIDYTEVYAKDLKVGDAPQFQAGIYGELILLPDLTLNFNWLYHGRLYAEFDPAGRNNPDDRRQPYRIPDYSITDLFVNYGFKIAGLKTIASVSCYNLLDKEAIMRGEDGITHDIDSFRGFWSQGRTFNLSMKISF; encoded by the coding sequence ATGAAACAACTCATCACCTCTCTTATCACGCTTCTCATCAGCTTTTCACAACTGACATCAACCGCCCAGATTGCATTAAAAGGCAGGGTCACCGACTATACCAGCGGGACAGGAATAGAACAGGTCTCAATTCAGACTGGTCGGCAAAACAAAGGCACAGTGACTGATCAAAACGGTTATTTCAGTCTTCTGATCGAAAAAGGCAATCAGATTTTAACATTTACTCACCTTTCTTACCGGCCTTTCAGCATTGGGGTTATGGTCGGGGATAGAAATGAGTTTTTGAATATCCAACTGACTCCCGATATGATCGGACTTGACGAGGTCAGCATAATTTCATCGCATGCCCGGGAACGCAACACGCCCGTTGCCATCAGCACCATAAAAACAGCTTTGATACAACGGGAAATCGGCGGGCAGGAATACCCTGAAATCATGAAAATGACACCGGGTGTATATGCCACCAAACTTGGTGGCGGAAATGGCGATGCACGTATCAGTATCAGGGGTTTTCAGCAGGAGAATCTCGGATTGCTGTTAAACGGCGTACCCGTCAGTAGCGTTGAAAACGGACTGGTTTACTGGTCGAACTGGGCAGGACTGGGCGATGCGACACAAAGCATCCAGGTTCAGCGCGGTCTTGGAGCCTCACGGGTTGCATTAAACTCGGTGGGTGGCACCATTAACATCATCACAAAAACCACAGAAGCATCAAAAGGCGGATCGGTAAGCCATGCCATTTCCGATTTTGGCAACAGAAAAACTATTCTGAGTTTTTCGACCGGAAAAACAGAAAAAGGTTATGCACTTACATTTCTCGGATCCCGCACAACCGGGCCCGGATATGTTGATGCTACCCATGTTGATGCCTGGGCCTGGTTTCTCTCCATCAGCAAGCAAATAAATCCGGAGCATCTGCTGGTTTTTACGGGAATGGGTGCTCCCGAAAGGCATGGACAACGGACTTACGGACTTACCAAACAACAGTACGATCAATTCGGTAATCGCTATAATCCAAACTGGGGAATCTTAAACGGAAAAATTGAAAGCCTGTCCGAAAACTTTTATCATAAACCTCAGCTCGCGCTGAATCATTATTGGAATATCAATGAGAAGAGCCTGCTGGCAAGTTCTGCATATCTTTCATTCGGCGATGGAGGCGGAAAGTTTTCTGAATCTTTTATGAGCGAAGGGGCATCTGGCTTCCGTAAAAACAATCAGATTGACTGGGAAGCCGTTTACCGTCAAAATACCACGCACAGCGATTCGGTTCAGCTGGCAGGAGGTGAATATGTTAAGGGGTTTTCAAAAATTATCCTTACCAATTACAGGGCCAGTCATGTATGGTACGGGCTCCTTTCAACCCTCAACCATGAGGTGAACGGGAATTTTAAAATCATTACCGGTATTCATTCGCGATATTTCAAATCAAACCTCAGGGAAGAGATCAGCAATCTGCTGGGAGGAAATTTCTGGGTTGATCAGTACGCATGGTCTTTGGCCGGGATCGGTGGCAGGAATCAGATCAAAGGTGTAGGCGACATCATCAATGTTGATAACGATGCCCGGGTGGATGTTGTAAGTTACTTCGGGCAGGCAGAATACCGGATCGGCAAAGTGAACGCGTTTGCAGCCGGTACTGTTTCAAATACCTGGTTCAGACGTGCTGACCGGATCAATTACATCGGCAACACTGAAAGCGAACTGGTTTCAAAAGCAGGATATGACCTGAAAGCCGGATTGGATTACAGCATTGACAATCACCACAATTTCTACCTGAACGCAGGCTATTATTCCAAGGCGCCATATTTCAAATTTGTTTTTGCCAACTTCAGCAATGCAGTAGTACAGGACCTTGGCAATGAAGTCATCGAAGCTTTTGAAGCCGGCTATAATTTCGGCAGGGGCAACGTCAACCTGAAATTCAATGCCTATTACACCCTATGGAAAGATAAATCATTGCTGAGCCGCGAAAATATTCAACTTGAAAACAACACCCAGACAAGGGCGCTGATCAGGGGTCTTGACGCCTTGCACAAAGGATTGGAATTTGAAGGAACAGCCAAACTATCGCGCAACCTTATGCTTGGTTCGTTTCTGTCGCTCGGAGACTGGCGCTGGAAAAACGACGTTCAGGCTGAATTATACAATGACAATCAGGTGCTTATCGATTACACAGAGGTTTATGCAAAAGATCTGAAAGTTGGCGACGCGCCGCAATTTCAGGCTGGTATTTATGGAGAGCTGATACTGCTTCCTGATCTAACGCTTAACTTTAACTGGCTCTATCACGGACGATTATATGCGGAATTTGATCCGGCTGGCCGTAACAACCCGGATGACCGGAGGCAGCCCTACCGTATACCCGATTACAGCATTACCGACCTGTTTGTAAACTATGGTTTTAAAATTGCAGGCCTGAAAACCATTGCTTCGGTAAGTTGTTATAATCTGCTGGATAAGGAGGCCATCATGCGAGGTGAAGATGGAATCACCCATGATATTGATTCATTCAGGGGATTCTGGTCTCAGGGCAGAACGTTTAACTTATCGATGAAAATTTCGTTTTAA